In Phaseolus vulgaris cultivar G19833 chromosome 10, P. vulgaris v2.0, whole genome shotgun sequence, a single genomic region encodes these proteins:
- the LOC137818090 gene encoding auxin-induced protein 6B-like — MDSKKCNKIREVVRLQQILKKWKKAATSSASSNADMVPKGFLAVCVGKELQKFIIPTHYLRHQAFEMLLQEAQEEFGFQQEGVLKIPCHVSVFQKILKAVEDNKQPLLHHSGFDGDKDITTSYASDCEVTPSHHPQTCT; from the coding sequence ATGGATTCAAAGAAGTGTAACAAGATCCGAGAGGTGGTTAGGCTTCAACAAATCCTCAAGAAGTGGAAGAAAGCTGCAACCTCTTCTGCTTCCAGCAATGCAGACATGGTTCCAAAGGGCTTCCTTGCTGTTTGTGTCGGGAAAGAGCTTCAGAAATTCATCATTCCCACCCATTACCTGAGACACCAAGCATTTGAGATGTTGCTCCAAGAAGCTCAAGAGGAATTTGGTTTCCAGCAAGAGGGTGTGCTCAAAATCCCATGCCATGTATCAGTCTTCCAGAAAATACTCAAGGCTGTGGAGGACAACAAACAACCCTTGCTACATCACTCTGGCTTCGATGGAGACAAAGACATCACTACTTCTTACGCATCAGATTGTGAAGTTACCCCCTCTCATCACCCTCAAACTTGTACATAG